One Misgurnus anguillicaudatus chromosome 22, ASM2758022v2, whole genome shotgun sequence DNA segment encodes these proteins:
- the dpm2 gene encoding dolichol phosphate-mannose biosynthesis regulatory protein, whose amino-acid sequence MMATGTDQVVGFGLVAFSLSLFTYYTIWVIVLPFVDRDHVIYSYFLPREYSVILPGVAALIVLLLIGIFIMVVTWKNRKPKKVH is encoded by the exons ATGATG GCAACTGGGACGGATCAAGTTGTTGGATTTGGACTTGTTGCCTTTAGTCTGTCACTATTCACATATTACACCATTTGGGTCATAGTTTTG cCTTTTGTAGACCGTGATCATGTGATCTACAGCTACTTTCTTCCACGAGAATATTCAGTCATACTTCCTGGAGTTGCAGCATTAATAGTCTTACTGCTTATTG gcATCTTCATAATGGTCGTTACATGGAAGAATCGGAAACCTAAAAAAGTTCACTAA